Proteins from one Emys orbicularis isolate rEmyOrb1 chromosome 2, rEmyOrb1.hap1, whole genome shotgun sequence genomic window:
- the AGR3 gene encoding anterior gradient protein 3, with translation MMHSALALSLLLIAVSSNLAMAIKKEKRAPQTLSRGWGDDITWVQTYEEGLFQARKSNKPLMVIHHLEDCQYCQALKKVFAENEEIQEMAQNNFIMLNLMHETTDKNLSPDGQYVPRIMFVDPSLTVRADITGRYSNRLYTYEPQDIPFLIENMKKALRLIQTEL, from the exons ATGATGCATTCAGCATTGGCTTTGTCACTCCTGCTAATCGCAGTATCTTCCAACCTCGCGATGGcaatcaaaaaggaaaaaagagctCCCCAGACGCTGTCGAGAG GCTGGGGAGATGATATTACTTGGGTGCAAACCTATGAAGAAGGGCTTTTTCAAGCAAGAAAAAG TAACAAACCACTGATGGTCATTCATCATCTGGAGGACTGTCAATACTGCCAAG CACTGAAGAAGGTTTTTGCAGAAAATGAGGAAATACAAGAAATGGCTCAAAATAACTTCATCATGCTAAATCTCATG CATGAAACCACAGATAAGAACTTGTCACCTGATGGACAATATGTACCTCGAATCATGTTTGTAG ACCCCTCTCTCACAGTAAGAGCTGATATCACTGGAAGATATTCTAATCGACTCTATACTTACGAACCACAAGACATACCATTCT TGATAGAGAACATGAAGAAAGCATTACGCCTTATTCAGACTGAACTGTAA